From Deltaproteobacteria bacterium, the proteins below share one genomic window:
- a CDS encoding PAS domain S-box protein, producing MPRRSALEMSKKSGEFSGDEASLRKNADLAKVNQRLEQDLSRCRQTEEALRSTEDKLTKSFMAFPDPAILFALDGGRLLMANNAFFRAMGKEPEDLLGKGLADIALWKNNEERKHALDGLKREKKVKNLEFTAPFRGEDRAFLFSGEVIHLHGEPHVVATIKEVAEVRRAVNTLADKEVELEVKVRQLQEVNEALRQILAQNKEDGKKFEQRIVANVEDLVLPYVRRLKGTSLDVDQKVYVNVIESNLSELVAPFMRQIGNKHANLTPREIEVANMVRMGASSKEISKLLDISKRAVEFHRDSLRKKLNLKKSKRNLRAYLASIG from the coding sequence ATGCCCAGAAGATCTGCCTTGGAAATGTCGAAAAAGTCAGGGGAATTTTCAGGAGACGAGGCGTCCTTGCGCAAGAACGCCGATCTGGCGAAGGTCAACCAGCGCCTGGAGCAGGACCTTTCGCGCTGCAGGCAGACCGAAGAGGCCCTCCGGTCCACCGAGGACAAGCTCACCAAGAGCTTCATGGCCTTTCCCGACCCCGCCATTCTCTTCGCCCTGGACGGCGGACGCCTTCTCATGGCCAACAACGCTTTTTTCCGCGCAATGGGCAAGGAGCCGGAAGACCTTCTGGGAAAGGGCCTTGCCGACATCGCCCTCTGGAAAAACAACGAAGAGCGCAAACATGCCCTGGACGGTCTCAAGCGCGAAAAAAAGGTGAAAAACCTCGAATTCACGGCCCCCTTCAGGGGCGAGGACCGGGCCTTCCTCTTTTCCGGCGAGGTCATCCATCTCCACGGCGAGCCCCACGTGGTGGCCACCATAAAGGAAGTGGCCGAGGTGCGCCGGGCGGTCAACACCCTTGCAGACAAAGAGGTCGAGCTTGAAGTGAAGGTGCGCCAACTCCAGGAGGTCAACGAGGCCCTAAGGCAGATTCTGGCCCAGAACAAGGAGGACGGCAAGAAGTTCGAGCAGCGCATAGTGGCCAACGTGGAAGACCTGGTCCTGCCGTACGTCAGGCGTCTCAAGGGCACTTCGCTCGACGTCGATCAGAAGGTCTACGTGAACGTCATAGAGTCGAACCTCTCCGAACTCGTCGCCCCCTTCATGCGCCAGATCGGCAACAAGCACGCCAACCTCACCCCCCGCGAGATCGAGGTGGCCAACATGGTGCGCATGGGCGCGTCCTCAAAGGAAATCTCCAAGCTCCTTGACATCAGCAAGCGCGCCGTGGAGTTCCACCGGGACAGCCTTCGCAAGAAGCTGAACCTGAAGAAGAGCAAGCGCAACCTGCGGGCTTATCTGGCTTCGATAGGATAG